The genomic window CAGCAATGATGCTCTTCCCTCAGTATTGCAAAAAATATGGGATGAAAACGTCAAAAAAAGTAACATTTTCCTTGTGTTGTGTGGTTCTTATATGAGTTTTATGGAAAAAGAGGTTCTGGGACACAAAAGTCCTTTATTTGGGAGGCGAATTGGACAGATTGTTTTGCAATCCCTGCATCTTGAAGATCTTCGTGGTTTTTTCCCTAATTATTCAAAGGAGGAAAGGGTTTACACTTATGCCATACTTGGTGGCACCCCCGCTTATCTCCAACGATTTGATGAAAAAAAGACCATAGAACAAAATGTAAAGGAGGAGATCCTGAGTAAGAATGCCTTTCTTTATAGTGAACCTCGCTTCTTGCTTGTAGAGGAGTTGCGAGAACCTTCCATATACTTTTCAATACTAAAAGCAATCGCCTTCGGAAAAACAAGATTAAATGAAATAGTTCAGGAAACAGGGATTGATGACAGGCACAAGGTTAATAAATACATCACAGTGCTTCGTGAATTGCATATTGTAAGAAGGGAAGTACCCGTGACTGAAGAGAAACCACATAAATCCAGAAAAGGCATTTACATACTTGATGATCCCTTTTTTAGATTCTGGTTTAGATATCTTTTCCCAAATATGAGCTATCTTGAAGAAGGTGATATTGATTATGTGTGGGAAGAAAAAATAAAGTTCGGTTTTGATAGTTTTGTTGGGTTTATATTTGAAGACATATGTATTCAGAAACTTAAGCGGTTAAACAGAGATAATAAACTTCCATTCAAGGCAAAAAATATTGGACGATGGTGGAATGGGAAAGATGAAGTCGACATTGTTGCTTTAGATGGTGAGGGTTCTTTTATGTTTTGTGAATGCAAGTGGACGGCGAAAAAGATAGGTGTGAGTGTATTAGACGAACTAAAAAGAAAAGCAGATAAGTTTTCTGGAGTAACACGAAGATATCTTGGTTTCTT from Deltaproteobacteria bacterium includes these protein-coding regions:
- a CDS encoding ATP-binding protein; this translates as MFVNRTGELNYLENLYKNRGARLLIIYGRRRIGKTELLKQFSKDKKHLFFSSDLSSQQEQLRQFTERIYQITGESFLETQPFTSWEALFRYIFDRLTDRIPLIIIDEFPYLCVSNDALPSVLQKIWDENVKKSNIFLVLCGSYMSFMEKEVLGHKSPLFGRRIGQIVLQSLHLEDLRGFFPNYSKEERVYTYAILGGTPAYLQRFDEKKTIEQNVKEEILSKNAFLYSEPRFLLVEELREPSIYFSILKAIAFGKTRLNEIVQETGIDDRHKVNKYITVLRELHIVRREVPVTEEKPHKSRKGIYILDDPFFRFWFRYLFPNMSYLEEGDIDYVWEEKIKFGFDSFVGFIFEDICIQKLKRLNRDNKLPFKAKNIGRWWNGKDEVDIVALDGEGSFMFCECKWTAKKIGVSVLDELKRKADKFSGVTRRYLGFFSKSGFSNELEDLSRKRDDIFLFPFDD